In Parafrankia irregularis, the genomic window GGCTCTGCCGCTCCGCTCCGCCGCTGCGCCGGGTTCTGCGACACGCTCGCCAGCGACCAAAATGCTCAACTCTTGCCCGGCAGCAACGGCAGCAACGGCAGCTGCTGTAGCAGGCGGCGCGCCCGTCCGCGTTAGGCCGCCGCGGTGAAGGTGATCGGCAGGTTGAGCGGGGCCCGGGTCAACGTCGTGTGGTAGTGGATCTCCGCGTCGTCACGCAGGCGGAAGTCCACCATCCGGCGGAGCAGTTCCTCGAGGGCGATGCGCATGTTCAGCCGGGCGACGTTCGAGCCGAGACAGCGGTGTGGGCCCGCGCCGAACGCCAGGTGCCGGTTCGTGGCCCGCTCCAGGTCGAACGTGTCCGGATTGGTGAACTCGTCGTCGTCGTGGTTCGCCGACGCCCAGTACATGAGCACCTTGTCGCCCGCGCTGATCTGCTGGTCGCGGAGCTGGACGTCCGTCGTCGCGGTGCGCGCGATGGCGATGAACGGCGCGTCGAGGCGGAGCAGCTCCTCCACGGCGGCGGGAATCCGCTCCGGATGCGCCCGGAGGTAGGCCGGGATCTCCGGCTCCCGGCAGAACCGCGCCATCATCAGGCCGAGCGCGCCGGCGGTTGTCTCCAGACCGCCCAGAATGAGCAGCTGGACGATGCCGATGATCTCGCGCTCGGTCAGCGGGCGCTCACCGATCTCGGCGGTGAACAGGGCGTCGACGACGTCACCACGCGGCGGCCGCCGACGCCTGGACTCGACGAAGCCGGTGATCCATTCGGAGAGCCCGGCCCAGCATTCCTTGCCCTGCGGATCGTTGGGAATGGACGATTTCGACGCGAGGTAGGCGACCTTCTCCAGGTCCTCTACAGGCGCGTCGAGGGCGAAGGTGAAGAAGCTCAGGCTCGGGAACGGGCGGGCGAAGTCGTCCATGAACTCGCATTCGCCCCGGTCGATGAAACCGTCGATGAGCCGGGTGACCAGCTCCCGGGTCGGCTCCGCCCAGCTGGCGATCGCGGCCGGGGTGAAGTGCGTGTTGATGAGCTTCTTGTAGGCCCGCTGCTCCGGTGGGTCGACCTCCACCGGAATGTTGCGGACGTGGGTCGTGCTCGGCGGGATGTTGAGGCCCTGGGTCGAGGTGAACGACTGCCAGTCCTGGGCGACGCGCAGGACGTCGTCGTACTTCGTGAGCACCCAGAAGCCTTCATGTCGGTCACTGTGGGTGACCGGACATAAGGTCCGCATCCGGTCCAGGGTTTCCGGGAGCGTCGCCGCCAGCTCCGGGGAGAGATGGTCGAAGTTCCGGGTACACCATTCGTCGGGTAGCCGGCCCGCCGGTGCCTGGGCGGCAGCTGCGCCAGTGGCTGTGTTCGGTGCTGTCGGATCCATCTCGGCCCCCAGTTCCTCGGTTCCTCTTTGTCCGTGGTTCCTCGTCGCGCTCAGGCCGTGTCGATCCAGACCGATTTGACGTTGAGGTAGTCGTCGAGGGACTGCTGGCCCATTTCCCGGCCCCAGCCGCTGGTCTTGTAGCCGCCGAACGGAACGGCCGGGTCCATCACGTTGTACGAGTTCACCCAGACGGTGCCGGCCTGCAGATCACGGGCGAACCGGTGCGCCTTGCCGACGTCGCGCGTCCACACCCCGCCGCTGAGGCCGAACTGGGTGTCGTTGGACCGTGCCACGACCTCTTCGGCGGTGTCGAAGGGCAGCACGCAGGCGACCGGCCCGAAGATCTCCTCCCGGGCGACGCGCATGTCGTCGGAGACGTCGGCGAGCACCGTCGGCGGGACGAAGTAGCCGCGGGCCAGGTCGCCTTCGGTGAGCCGGGCGCCGCCGACGGTGGTGCGCGCGCCCTCCTCCCGGGAGAGGTCGAGGTAGCCGACGACCCGCTCGAGCTGCTCCGCGGAGACCAGCGGGCCGATCCTGGTCTGCGGGTCGAGGCTGTTGCCGACCCGCAACTTCGCCGCCTGCGCCGAGATCCGCTCCACGAACTCGTCGTAGATGGGGCGCTCGACGTAGATCCGGGTGCCGGCGCAGCAGATCTGCCCGGAGTTGAAGAAGACGCCCAGCGCGGCGCCCGGCACGGCCTTGTTCAGGTCCGCGTCGGCGAAGACCACATCGGGGGACTTGCCGCCGAGCTCGAGGGAGACCCGCTTCAGGTTGCCGGCCGCCGCCCGCACGATGTGCTGCCCGACAACCGTCGAACCGGTGAAGGCCACCTTGTCGACGCCCCGGTGCGCGGCCAGCGCGGCGCCGGTCTCGCCGAAGCCGGTCACGATGTTCACCACGCCCGGCGGGATCCCGACCTCGTTGATCAGCTCACCGAGGCGCAGCGCGGCGAGGCTGGCCTCCTCCGCCGGCTTGAGCACCATCGTGCAGCCGGTGGCCAGCACCGGGGCGATCTTCCAGATCGCGTTGCTGATCGGGCGGTTCCACGGGACGATCGCCGCGACGACCCCGACCGGCTCCTTCAGGGTGTAGGTGAACATGGAGCCCGGCACCGAGTTCGGGATCGTCTCCCCGTGGATGCCGACCGCCATCCCGGCGAAGTGGCGCAGCACGCTGGCCTCCCAGGCCGAGCTCGGCCCGGGCCGGCGGCGGCCGATCGGCGTGCCCATGTCGAGGGTCTCCAGCAGCCGGAGCTCCTCGTAGTTCTCGGCGACGGCGTCCGCGAGCGCCCACAGCAGCCGCTGCCGCTCGTCCGGCGTGCTGTTCCGCCACGGCCCCTCGAAGGCGGCGCGGGCAGCCGCGACCGCCTGGTCGACGTCCGCGGCGCCGCCCTGAGCGATCTCGACCAGCGTCTCCCCGGTGGACGGGTTGATGCTCGGGAACGTCGCGCCGTCCGCGGCGTGAACCCATTCGCCGCCGATCAGCAGCCGCCCGGGCCCGGCCTTCAGGAGCGGGATCGTCGCCGCTTCGGGTGGGCTGAGAGTCGACACCGGTGCTCCTTGTCGGTCGGTGAGGTCAGTCGATGAGCTCGTAGAAGGACCGGACCGGCGGCGGATCGAACTGGACGGAGCTGCTGCGCCGCACCCGGCCTTCGGCCGACCGCGCTGCCATCTCCAGCAGGGGCGCGCCGAGGTCGTCGGCCTCGATCTCGTAGACCGTCAGGTAGGCGCGCGCCGCCGGGTCCGCTGTGAGGTGCCCGGCGTCGCGCAGCCGGTAGCGCTTCGCGGAGACGAAGCCCGGAATCTCAAGGATGTCCGGGATGTGCTCCTCGGAGTACCACTTGTTGAACTCGTCCTCCCGCTCCGGTGAGACCGGATGGGACTGAACGACGAACACACCCTTGGCCACGCCGGCCTCCCGGTCTCGTCAACGGCTGGGGCAGGAGCGCTGGTCAGTCACGAGTGCTGATCAGTCAGGAGCGCTGGATCAGGGCCGCCGGGTCAGGGCCGCCGGGTCAGGAGGTCGAGCTGGCGGCGGGCAGCAGCGCCGGGGGAAGCCCGATGCTGCGGGTCTCCAGGAACTCGTGGAGACCCTCGGGCCCCAGCTCCCGGCCGAGCCCGGACTGCTTGAAGCCCCCGAACGGCACCAGCGGGAACGGCGGGTAGCTGCCGTTGACCGCCACGCTTCCGGTGCGGATCCGCCGCGCGACATCGACGGCGCGCTGCGGGTCCGCGCTCCACACCCCGCCGGACAGCCCGTAGTCGGAGTCGTTGGCGATGCGCACGGCGTCGTCGACGTCGTCGTAGGGGATGAAGCACAGCACCGGCCCGAAGATCTCCTCCTGGGCCACCTGCATCGAGTTGTCGACGTCGCCGAGGATCGTCGGCTCCACGTACCAGCCGCGGGGCAGGTGGGCCGGCCGGCCGCCGCCGGCGACGATCCGGGCGCCATCGCGCACCGCGCCCGCGATGTAGCCCTCGACCCGCTCGCGCTGCCGGGCCGCGACGAGCGGCCCGACCAGGATCGCCGGGTCGTGCGGGTCGCCCACCGTGATCGCGTTCGCCGCCTTCGCGGCGATCTCCAGCGCTTCGGC contains:
- a CDS encoding cytochrome P450; this translates as MDPTAPNTATGAAAAQAPAGRLPDEWCTRNFDHLSPELAATLPETLDRMRTLCPVTHSDRHEGFWVLTKYDDVLRVAQDWQSFTSTQGLNIPPSTTHVRNIPVEVDPPEQRAYKKLINTHFTPAAIASWAEPTRELVTRLIDGFIDRGECEFMDDFARPFPSLSFFTFALDAPVEDLEKVAYLASKSSIPNDPQGKECWAGLSEWITGFVESRRRRPPRGDVVDALFTAEIGERPLTEREIIGIVQLLILGGLETTAGALGLMMARFCREPEIPAYLRAHPERIPAAVEELLRLDAPFIAIARTATTDVQLRDQQISAGDKVLMYWASANHDDDEFTNPDTFDLERATNRHLAFGAGPHRCLGSNVARLNMRIALEELLRRMVDFRLRDDAEIHYHTTLTRAPLNLPITFTAAA
- a CDS encoding aldehyde dehydrogenase family protein, translating into MSTLSPPEAATIPLLKAGPGRLLIGGEWVHAADGATFPSINPSTGETLVEIAQGGAADVDQAVAAARAAFEGPWRNSTPDERQRLLWALADAVAENYEELRLLETLDMGTPIGRRRPGPSSAWEASVLRHFAGMAVGIHGETIPNSVPGSMFTYTLKEPVGVVAAIVPWNRPISNAIWKIAPVLATGCTMVLKPAEEASLAALRLGELINEVGIPPGVVNIVTGFGETGAALAAHRGVDKVAFTGSTVVGQHIVRAAAGNLKRVSLELGGKSPDVVFADADLNKAVPGAALGVFFNSGQICCAGTRIYVERPIYDEFVERISAQAAKLRVGNSLDPQTRIGPLVSAEQLERVVGYLDLSREEGARTTVGGARLTEGDLARGYFVPPTVLADVSDDMRVAREEIFGPVACVLPFDTAEEVVARSNDTQFGLSGGVWTRDVGKAHRFARDLQAGTVWVNSYNVMDPAVPFGGYKTSGWGREMGQQSLDDYLNVKSVWIDTA
- a CDS encoding DUF4286 family protein encodes the protein MAKGVFVVQSHPVSPEREDEFNKWYSEEHIPDILEIPGFVSAKRYRLRDAGHLTADPAARAYLTVYEIEADDLGAPLLEMAARSAEGRVRRSSSVQFDPPPVRSFYELID